A single Mangrovimonas sp. YM274 DNA region contains:
- a CDS encoding LamG-like jellyroll fold domain-containing protein: MIKKLQTKMLLPACFAATMLTANAQTGLHFDGVDDYVQGTTIPVSGNGARTIEAWIRTTKDSNGNQSVICDWGHSSTWTTGNRFTFNILWSNTLRLEVAGGGINGNTAVNDGLWHHVAVTFNNSATYKVKLYVDGVLDAEGNMGNNPTVNTATNTKLRLGMRVDGVNLFEGDMDEVRVWDYALTEAELQSRMNVELCGDEAGLVAYFPLTEGTPGVDNTGITTTSDMSPTNDTGTLNNFALTGDTSNWVEGHGLVSLSETTLTAAQTGATYQWVDCDNDNAVLDGATAQTFTPEASGNYAVEITVDGCVTTSGCMAVEVESLGVEDTLFANNLKVYPNPTSGNVKVILNGVYETVDAQLVSITGKVVAQYQFSNTNEFAIDLNNINSGLYFLNLKADQLDAATVKVVKM; the protein is encoded by the coding sequence ATGATAAAAAAACTACAGACAAAAATGCTGTTGCCTGCGTGTTTCGCAGCAACTATGTTAACTGCTAATGCACAAACCGGACTTCATTTTGATGGGGTGGATGACTATGTGCAGGGAACAACAATTCCTGTTTCCGGAAACGGTGCCAGAACTATTGAAGCTTGGATTAGAACTACGAAAGATTCTAATGGAAATCAAAGTGTGATCTGTGATTGGGGGCATTCCAGCACATGGACTACAGGTAATCGATTTACATTTAATATTTTATGGAGTAACACCTTGCGTTTAGAGGTTGCTGGAGGAGGAATCAATGGGAATACAGCTGTTAATGATGGCTTATGGCATCATGTAGCGGTAACTTTTAATAATTCGGCGACCTATAAGGTTAAATTATATGTAGATGGAGTTTTGGATGCTGAAGGGAATATGGGAAATAACCCTACAGTTAATACCGCGACTAATACAAAACTTCGATTAGGTATGAGAGTTGATGGCGTTAATTTATTTGAGGGAGATATGGATGAAGTACGTGTATGGGACTATGCCTTGACGGAAGCTGAACTTCAAAGCAGAATGAACGTGGAGCTTTGTGGTGATGAAGCTGGACTTGTAGCGTATTTTCCTTTAACTGAAGGGACTCCGGGAGTAGATAATACAGGAATTACGACTACTAGTGATATGAGTCCTACAAATGATACAGGAACCTTAAATAATTTTGCGCTTACAGGAGATACTTCTAACTGGGTAGAAGGCCATGGATTGGTATCTTTGTCTGAAACCACTTTAACGGCAGCTCAAACAGGAGCTACTTACCAATGGGTGGATTGTGATAATGATAATGCTGTATTGGATGGAGCTACTGCTCAAACCTTTACACCGGAGGCTTCTGGTAACTACGCTGTGGAAATAACAGTGGATGGTTGTGTGACTACCTCGGGCTGTATGGCGGTAGAAGTTGAATCTTTAGGCGTAGAAGATACCTTGTTTGCTAATAACCTAAAAGTGTATCCAAACCCAACGTCTGGAAATGTAAAAGTGATTTTGAATGGCGTGTATGAAACAGTAGACGCACAATTGGTGTCAATTACAGGAAAAGTGGTAGCGCAATATCAATTTAGTAATACCAATGAATTTGCAATCGATCTTAACAATATCAATTCAGGACTTTATTTCTTAAACCTTAAGGCGGATCAGTTAGATGCTGCCACGGTTAAAGTAGTGAAGATGTAA
- a CDS encoding LamG-like jellyroll fold domain-containing protein, translated as MIKKIHKKWLLSAGFAATMLTVNAQTALNFDGYGDYIITDLYGPQGNSARTVEAWVDHSGSGQDIIVEWGGGDVTPEGGPRFTFKFQDRKLQIETGGGATNRLTGTTYNPLGWHHVAVTYDPSLESNQYKLYLDGEIEAQGNFTGTGTNTSNVAPIQIGARAGNPENTGYNGTIDDVRIWNVARTQGDIQENMNSELCEYPEELIAYYKLNEGVPGADNSAVTTVINEVSPSDVNELHNFGMNVAWTSNFVEGYVTNDIDITITQGETSFTANQADASYQWVDIDNGHAPIEGATGQTFSPSEEGNYAVEITVGGCVEMSVTVYYENDSLGIDDEVFAQGLQLYPNPTSGDLNVSLNGVYQTVEAQLVSITGKVVGQYQFSNTNGFSLGLNNVNSGVYFLNLKAGQLEAVTLKVVKM; from the coding sequence ATGATTAAAAAAATACACAAAAAGTGGTTATTGTCTGCGGGATTTGCAGCAACAATGCTAACGGTAAATGCACAAACAGCGTTGAATTTTGATGGTTATGGTGATTATATCATCACAGATTTATATGGGCCTCAGGGGAACTCTGCCAGAACGGTTGAAGCTTGGGTGGATCACTCTGGTAGTGGTCAGGATATTATTGTAGAATGGGGTGGTGGCGATGTAACTCCGGAGGGAGGACCTCGCTTCACTTTTAAATTTCAGGACAGAAAGTTACAGATAGAAACAGGGGGAGGGGCAACCAATAGGCTTACAGGTACCACTTACAACCCTTTGGGATGGCATCATGTTGCGGTAACTTACGATCCTTCTTTAGAGAGCAATCAATATAAACTTTATCTGGATGGCGAAATAGAAGCTCAAGGGAATTTTACAGGTACAGGAACTAACACGTCCAATGTGGCTCCTATTCAAATTGGCGCTAGAGCTGGAAACCCAGAGAATACAGGATATAACGGAACTATTGATGATGTGCGAATTTGGAATGTAGCGAGAACCCAAGGTGATATTCAGGAGAACATGAATAGTGAACTTTGTGAATACCCAGAAGAATTAATAGCTTACTATAAATTAAACGAAGGCGTACCTGGTGCGGATAACTCTGCTGTTACAACGGTTATAAATGAAGTGTCGCCTTCAGATGTAAATGAACTGCATAACTTTGGAATGAATGTAGCTTGGACCTCAAATTTTGTAGAAGGATATGTAACTAATGACATCGATATTACAATTACTCAAGGGGAAACCTCATTTACAGCCAACCAAGCAGATGCTTCTTACCAATGGGTGGATATAGATAATGGACATGCGCCAATTGAAGGGGCAACTGGTCAGACATTTTCGCCTTCAGAAGAGGGTAATTATGCGGTTGAAATTACCGTTGGGGGATGTGTGGAAATGTCTGTGACGGTTTATTATGAAAATGATTCCTTAGGGATAGATGATGAGGTTTTTGCACAAGGTCTGCAATTGTATCCTAACCCAACCTCAGGGGACTTAAATGTTTCTTTAAATGGTGTTTACCAAACCGTAGAGGCACAATTGGTGTCTATTACAGGGAAAGTAGTTGGACAATACCAATTCAGCAATACCAATGGGTTTTCATTGGGTCTTAACAATGTTAATTCAGGAGTGTATTTCTTGAATTTAAAAGCTGGGCAGTTGGAAGCTGTAACCTTAAAAGTTGTTAAAATGTAA
- a CDS encoding LamG-like jellyroll fold domain-containing protein gives MIRNLHKKMILPAFFAASMLTVNAQNALEFDGEDDYITTTAPSIAGDLSRTVEAWINVGYEWNAPQMFIVGMGTMDGGGTRFSFKINPNSTKIRIEVGGGGVTGNANIKDSQWHHVAVVYDNSLTSNKYKLYVDGELDAQGDIGQNLNIGSNNIVIGARNDENQPFDGTIAEVRVWDVVRTAAEIADNKDVTLCGNEDGLVAYYQFNEGTAGADNADITMVTDLKNGYNGTLHNFALNNSISNFVAGPTLTSAVDNTVTLDASTLMASETGATYQWFNCTDGNVAVDGATEQSFTPEVSGTYAVEITDSEGCMVTSTCMAVEVESLGVEDTLFANSLKVYPNPTSGNVKVTLNGVYETVDAQLVSITGKVVAQYQFSNTNEFAIDLNNINSGLYFLNLKADHLDAATVKVVKM, from the coding sequence ATGATAAGAAATTTACACAAAAAAATGATTTTGCCTGCGTTTTTTGCGGCATCTATGTTAACGGTCAATGCGCAAAATGCTTTGGAATTTGATGGTGAAGATGATTATATAACTACAACGGCACCTTCTATTGCGGGAGATTTGTCTAGAACTGTTGAGGCATGGATTAATGTAGGCTACGAATGGAATGCCCCTCAAATGTTTATTGTTGGTATGGGGACCATGGATGGGGGAGGAACCCGTTTCTCATTTAAAATAAATCCAAATTCTACTAAAATAAGGATTGAAGTTGGCGGTGGTGGTGTTACAGGCAATGCTAATATAAAAGATTCTCAATGGCACCATGTAGCGGTAGTATATGATAATTCTCTGACTTCCAATAAATATAAACTATATGTGGATGGGGAGTTGGATGCTCAGGGTGATATAGGCCAAAATTTAAATATAGGAAGTAATAATATAGTAATCGGAGCTAGAAATGATGAAAATCAACCATTTGATGGAACGATAGCTGAGGTACGTGTTTGGGATGTGGTAAGGACAGCTGCAGAAATTGCTGACAATAAAGATGTGACCCTTTGTGGGAATGAAGATGGTTTAGTGGCTTATTACCAATTTAACGAAGGAACTGCTGGAGCCGATAATGCAGATATTACTATGGTAACCGATCTTAAAAACGGCTATAATGGGACCTTGCATAATTTTGCTTTAAATAATTCAATTTCCAATTTTGTTGCGGGACCAACGCTAACAAGTGCTGTTGATAATACAGTGACATTGGATGCCTCTACACTTATGGCTTCTGAGACGGGAGCTACCTACCAATGGTTTAACTGTACAGATGGTAATGTTGCTGTAGATGGCGCCACAGAACAATCATTTACTCCAGAAGTATCGGGAACTTATGCAGTTGAGATAACAGATAGTGAAGGATGTATGGTAACATCAACTTGTATGGCGGTAGAGGTTGAGTCATTAGGGGTGGAAGATACTTTGTTTGCCAACAGTTTAAAAGTGTACCCTAATCCAACGTCAGGAAATGTAAAGGTTACCTTGAATGGAGTATATGAAACCGTAGATGCGCAATTGGTATCTATCACAGGAAAAGTGGTAGCGCAATATCAATTTAGCAATACTAATGAATTTGCAATCGATCTTAACAATATCAATTCGGGGCTTTATTTCTTAAACCTTAAGGCAGATCATTTAGATGCTGCTACTGTTAAAGTGGTAAAGATGTAA
- a CDS encoding DUF1254 domain-containing protein, translating to MKNSIISFITIFALTLASFAHTENSQKTNKESPIKVTPETFIRAETDNMFSQMIKNAGGTNQFFHFKTPTPLNNQTVIRMNRDVLYSGGVFDAKEGLKISFPEIPDTRYASIYILDNDHYVQEIIYQPGEYSVKGNTRFLYVIVRIQVFDAKDSDEIRMVNNLQNKFVVKSETNEEFPEFKWDKQSLDSLRAVYNKESANYRSWKGMMGKRGKVNEKTRHIAAAAAWGLLPEEAATYLNYKPKESNKDKCYSATYKIPENDGFWSITVYGDDGYIKSENCLLNGSNVKLNNDKTFTAYYGTVKACGNVPNRLDAPDGWNILFRIYRPGESVLNGNFTLPEISEN from the coding sequence ATGAAAAACAGTATTATTTCCTTTATTACAATATTCGCACTTACACTGGCCTCATTTGCTCATACTGAAAATAGCCAAAAAACTAACAAAGAATCTCCTATAAAAGTAACTCCAGAAACATTTATTAGAGCCGAGACCGATAACATGTTTTCCCAAATGATTAAAAATGCAGGTGGAACAAACCAATTTTTTCATTTTAAAACTCCAACACCATTAAACAACCAAACTGTTATTAGAATGAATCGTGATGTTTTATATTCTGGTGGTGTTTTTGATGCTAAAGAGGGACTTAAAATAAGCTTCCCCGAAATTCCTGATACTCGCTATGCTTCCATCTATATTCTTGATAACGACCACTATGTTCAGGAAATTATTTACCAACCGGGGGAATATAGTGTAAAAGGTAATACTAGGTTTTTATATGTAATTGTTCGGATTCAAGTTTTCGATGCAAAAGATTCCGATGAGATAAGAATGGTTAATAATCTACAAAATAAGTTTGTTGTCAAATCTGAAACAAATGAAGAATTTCCTGAATTTAAATGGGATAAACAGTCTTTAGATTCTTTAAGAGCCGTTTACAATAAAGAAAGTGCTAACTATAGAAGTTGGAAAGGCATGATGGGGAAACGAGGCAAAGTAAATGAAAAGACCAGACATATTGCAGCGGCGGCGGCCTGGGGATTGTTACCTGAAGAAGCAGCTACATACTTAAACTACAAACCAAAGGAAAGCAATAAAGATAAATGCTATTCTGCAACCTACAAAATTCCGGAAAATGATGGTTTTTGGTCAATCACCGTATATGGTGATGATGGCTATATTAAATCCGAAAACTGTTTATTGAATGGTTCCAACGTAAAACTGAACAATGACAAAACATTTACTGCCTATTATGGAACGGTAAAGGCCTGTGGAAATGTACCAAACAGACTTGATGCTCCAGATGGTTGGAATATTTTATTTAGGATATACCGACCAGGAGAATCTGTTCTTAATGGTAATTTTACCTTACCCGAAATAAGCGAGAACTAA
- a CDS encoding LamG-like jellyroll fold domain-containing protein codes for MIIKLHKKMFFTVCFMVSVLTFNAQSALNFDKVNDYIQTPYAGVLGSANRTFEAWIYVPSSAPASNLAILDYGYSQVGGRNTFVVGGDRSLKFIAGAANVSTDADTVPLDIWVHVAFVKNGTTGYLYINGDEMGFASVTALNTPSWGDDVKIGERVAGGSILFQGNIDEVRIWDIARTEAEIQSTMNTGVCEDAAGLQAYFKLDEGIAEGDNTGVTTAVDAANGNNGTLMGFDLSPGTVSNYVGGHGLVTQEGATLTAAQTGATYQWVDCDNANTAIAGATEQVYTPEVSGSFAVEVTVDGCTVTSECVEVASLGVEDTLFASNLKLYPNPTSGNVNVTLNGVYQTVDAQLVSITGKVVATYQFSNTNEFSLDLNKFNSGLYFLNLKADQLDAATVKVVKM; via the coding sequence ATGATAATAAAATTACACAAAAAAATGTTTTTTACTGTATGCTTTATGGTGTCTGTGTTAACTTTTAATGCGCAAAGTGCATTGAATTTTGATAAGGTCAATGATTATATCCAAACACCTTATGCAGGCGTGCTTGGATCAGCTAACAGAACCTTTGAAGCTTGGATTTATGTGCCTTCCTCTGCACCCGCATCTAATTTGGCAATATTGGATTATGGATATAGTCAAGTTGGGGGTAGGAATACATTTGTGGTTGGCGGTGATAGAAGTTTGAAGTTTATTGCCGGAGCAGCCAATGTTTCTACCGATGCAGATACGGTGCCGTTGGATATCTGGGTTCATGTAGCCTTTGTTAAAAATGGTACTACAGGTTATTTGTATATAAATGGAGATGAAATGGGGTTCGCTTCTGTGACTGCACTGAATACGCCTTCTTGGGGAGATGATGTGAAAATTGGAGAGCGTGTTGCAGGTGGTTCCATTTTGTTTCAAGGAAATATCGATGAAGTTAGGATATGGGATATTGCAAGAACCGAAGCGGAAATCCAATCTACTATGAATACTGGAGTATGTGAAGATGCTGCAGGATTGCAAGCATATTTTAAATTGGATGAAGGAATTGCCGAAGGAGATAATACTGGAGTCACCACAGCTGTAGATGCAGCCAATGGGAATAATGGTACCTTAATGGGATTCGATTTGTCTCCGGGAACTGTTTCTAACTATGTAGGAGGTCATGGTTTGGTAACTCAAGAAGGTGCTACCCTTACAGCCGCCCAGACAGGAGCTACTTACCAATGGGTGGACTGTGACAATGCCAATACTGCAATTGCAGGAGCTACAGAACAGGTTTATACACCTGAAGTTTCTGGTAGTTTTGCGGTAGAAGTTACTGTGGATGGTTGTACTGTTACTTCTGAATGTGTGGAAGTGGCTTCATTAGGAGTGGAAGATACCTTATTTGCCAGCAATCTTAAATTGTATCCAAACCCAACGTCTGGAAATGTAAATGTGACTTTGAATGGTGTGTATCAAACTGTAGATGCACAATTGGTGTCTATCACAGGAAAGGTAGTAGCAACCTACCAATTTAGCAATACCAATGAATTTTCATTAGATCTAAACAAGTTCAATTCGGGGCTTTATTTCTTAAACCTTAAGGCAGATCAATTAGATGCTGCGACGGTTAAAGTGGTAAAGATGTAA
- a CDS encoding LamG-like jellyroll fold domain-containing protein codes for MMKKLHRKVILPACFAASMFTANAQNALEFDGSNDYITTTAPSIEGNASRTVEAWINASYDSGQRFIVGMGTMDAGTRFSFKINPGSSYIRVEIGGGGLTGSDYITNSQWHHVAVVYDNSLTSNKYKLYVDGVLDTQGNIGSNDLAIGSNNMAIGARNDLDPATYFDGKIAEVRVWNVARTATEIANNKDVTLCGNEDGLVAYYQFNEGTAGTDNSDITTVSDLKNGYNGTLHNFSLSGGSSNYVAGPTLTSSVDDTVTLDASTLMATETGATYQWFNCADGNVAVDGATGQSFTPEVSGTYAVEITDSEGCMVTSTCMAVEVESLGVEDTLFANSLKVYPNPASGNVNVTLNSVYETVDAQLVSITGKVVAQYQFSNTNEFSLDLNKFNSGLYFLNLKADHLDAATVKVVKM; via the coding sequence ATGATGAAAAAACTACACAGAAAAGTGATTTTGCCTGCATGTTTTGCGGCTTCTATGTTTACTGCCAATGCTCAAAATGCTTTGGAGTTTGATGGCTCTAATGACTATATTACTACTACGGCTCCTTCCATTGAAGGCAATGCGTCGAGAACCGTTGAAGCATGGATTAATGCCTCTTACGATTCTGGGCAACGATTTATAGTAGGAATGGGAACTATGGATGCAGGGACCCGATTCTCATTTAAAATTAATCCTGGATCTTCCTATATCCGCGTTGAAATAGGCGGTGGCGGATTAACCGGAAGCGATTACATAACAAATTCTCAATGGCACCATGTAGCCGTGGTATATGACAATTCCTTGACCTCCAATAAGTACAAATTATATGTGGATGGTGTGTTGGATACCCAGGGCAATATTGGTAGTAATGATTTAGCCATAGGAAGCAATAACATGGCTATAGGAGCGAGAAATGATTTGGATCCAGCAACATATTTTGATGGAAAAATAGCTGAGGTACGTGTTTGGAATGTTGCGAGAACCGCCACAGAAATTGCCAATAATAAAGATGTAACCCTTTGTGGAAATGAAGATGGTTTGGTGGCTTATTACCAATTCAACGAAGGAACTGCAGGAACTGATAACTCAGATATTACTACAGTGTCCGATCTTAAAAATGGCTACAATGGAACATTGCACAACTTTTCTTTAAGTGGCGGGTCTTCTAATTATGTGGCAGGACCTACGCTTACAAGCTCAGTAGATGATACGGTGACATTGGATGCTTCTACACTTATGGCTACTGAGACGGGAGCTACTTACCAATGGTTTAACTGCGCCGATGGAAATGTAGCGGTAGATGGCGCTACGGGTCAGTCCTTTACCCCAGAAGTATCGGGAACCTATGCGGTTGAGATAACAGATAGTGAAGGATGTATGGTAACCTCAACTTGTATGGCGGTAGAGGTTGAGTCATTAGGAGTGGAAGATACTTTGTTTGCTAACAGTTTAAAAGTGTACCCTAATCCAGCGTCAGGAAATGTAAATGTAACGTTGAATAGTGTATATGAAACTGTAGACGCGCAATTGGTGTCTATCACTGGAAAAGTGGTAGCTCAATATCAATTTAGCAATACCAATGAATTTTCATTAGATCTAAACAAGTTCAATTCGGGGCTTTATTTCTTAAACCTTAAGGCAGATCATTTAGATGCTGCGACGGTTAAAGTGGTAAAGATGTAA
- a CDS encoding LamG-like jellyroll fold domain-containing protein, with translation MIKNLHRKVFLPAFIAGSVLAAKAQTGLNFDGTDDYVQTSYAGILGAADRTFEAWIYVPSTSPESNLAIFDYGNGTVGARNTFVVGGDKSLKYLGGGSNTNITTAAEAIPLDVWTHVAVVKDGGTGYLYINGVESGSGSLTGINTPTSGGQMATIGQRVLGGSIPFHGSIDEVRIWSVARSEAEIAENMNAEFCELPTGLEAYYKLNEGVAGADNTEVEVVNEVNPSAFNNLHNFDLMGEASNYVAGNIDSGLDLTVLAEETMLTANQAGATYQWVDVDNDNTAVDGATEQTFSPSVAGNYAVEITLGSCVEMSETVSFVEPGPSINVKTGLNFDGVDDYVQSPSIPVSGNNPCTVEAWVRTTKNSLPSGDGGDGQSVICDWGNPSPAQRFTLNLFWSNSVRLEVGQGGVSGTTPVNDGEWHHVAAVYDPTGSPHRVAVYVDGELDATGNFNNTSINIPQYGTGIRLGKRILDDNLFEGDIDEVRVWDYALTEAELQSRMNIELCGDEDGLAAYFPLGEGVAGTDNAGMTTVYDMSPSGNDGVLNNFTLSGDTSNWGEGHGLVSLMDATLTATQTGAAYQWVDCDNDNAVVDGATAQTFAPETSGNYAVEITVDGCVTTSACMAVDVNSLGVEETLMDNMKVYPNPTSGDLNVNLNGVYENVQVQLVSITGKVVGQYQFDNTNGFAIDLNNINSGLYFLNLKADNLDAATIKVVKM, from the coding sequence ATGATAAAAAATCTACACAGAAAAGTGTTTTTACCTGCGTTTATTGCAGGATCTGTATTGGCTGCCAAGGCCCAGACGGGCTTGAATTTTGATGGCACCGATGATTACGTGCAAACATCTTATGCCGGTATACTTGGCGCGGCTGATAGAACTTTTGAAGCATGGATCTATGTGCCCTCAACCTCGCCGGAGTCTAATTTGGCAATTTTTGACTATGGTAATGGTACTGTAGGGGCCAGAAATACCTTTGTGGTAGGTGGCGATAAAAGCCTAAAATATCTTGGAGGCGGTTCAAATACTAATATTACTACAGCGGCAGAGGCTATTCCTTTGGATGTATGGACTCATGTAGCTGTTGTAAAGGATGGGGGAACAGGTTATCTCTATATTAATGGTGTGGAGTCAGGCTCTGGTTCTTTGACGGGTATAAATACACCAACATCTGGAGGGCAAATGGCTACTATTGGACAACGTGTTTTGGGGGGGAGTATCCCGTTTCATGGCTCTATCGATGAGGTCAGAATTTGGAGTGTGGCAAGAAGCGAAGCTGAAATTGCAGAAAATATGAATGCAGAGTTTTGCGAATTGCCTACAGGATTGGAAGCCTATTATAAATTGAATGAAGGTGTTGCTGGAGCTGATAATACTGAGGTAGAAGTTGTTAATGAAGTGAATCCTTCGGCTTTTAATAATCTCCATAATTTTGATTTAATGGGAGAAGCTTCTAATTATGTGGCAGGAAATATAGATAGTGGCTTAGATCTTACGGTTTTGGCAGAAGAGACAATGTTAACGGCTAACCAAGCTGGTGCTACATACCAATGGGTAGATGTAGATAATGATAATACAGCGGTTGATGGAGCTACAGAGCAAACCTTCTCACCTTCGGTAGCGGGGAACTATGCGGTAGAAATTACGCTTGGCTCTTGTGTTGAAATGTCTGAAACTGTTAGTTTCGTTGAACCAGGTCCTTCAATAAACGTGAAAACAGGATTGAATTTTGATGGAGTTGATGATTACGTGCAGAGTCCAAGTATTCCTGTTTCTGGTAACAACCCCTGTACTGTAGAGGCTTGGGTACGTACTACTAAAAATTCCTTGCCTTCCGGAGACGGAGGCGATGGACAAAGTGTGATTTGCGATTGGGGAAATCCATCTCCTGCTCAACGCTTTACTTTAAATCTATTTTGGAGTAACAGTGTGCGTTTGGAAGTTGGGCAAGGTGGTGTATCTGGAACTACGCCTGTGAACGATGGAGAATGGCATCATGTGGCTGCTGTATATGATCCAACAGGTTCGCCTCATAGAGTTGCTGTTTATGTTGATGGTGAATTGGATGCAACAGGGAATTTTAATAATACCTCGATAAATATACCGCAATATGGAACGGGAATTAGATTGGGAAAAAGAATACTAGATGATAATTTATTTGAAGGTGATATAGATGAGGTTCGTGTTTGGGATTACGCATTAACTGAAGCTGAGCTTCAAAGTAGAATGAATATAGAGCTTTGTGGCGATGAAGATGGGCTTGCAGCGTATTTTCCACTTGGGGAAGGCGTGGCAGGAACTGACAATGCAGGCATGACAACTGTATACGATATGAGTCCTTCAGGAAATGATGGCGTGTTAAACAATTTTACCTTATCTGGCGATACTTCCAATTGGGGAGAAGGTCATGGATTGGTGTCATTAATGGATGCTACACTAACAGCAACCCAAACAGGTGCTGCTTACCAATGGGTAGATTGTGATAATGACAATGCGGTTGTAGATGGAGCGACTGCTCAAACCTTTGCACCAGAGACATCTGGTAACTATGCTGTAGAGATTACGGTGGATGGTTGTGTGACTACGTCGGCTTGTATGGCGGTAGATGTTAATTCATTGGGAGTGGAGGAAACCTTGATGGACAACATGAAGGTGTATCCAAACCCTACTTCGGGAGATTTGAACGTAAACTTAAATGGAGTTTATGAAAATGTCCAAGTGCAATTGGTGTCTATCACAGGAAAAGTGGTTGGACAATACCAGTTTGATAATACTAATGGATTTGCAATCGATCTTAACAATATCAATTCAGGACTTTATTTCTTAAATCTTAAGGCAGATAATTTAGATGCTGCTACAATTAAGGTGGTAAAGATGTAA
- a CDS encoding LamG-like jellyroll fold domain-containing protein yields MIKNLHKRMILPACFAATLLTANAQTGLNFDGTDDYIQTSYAGIIGTADRTFEAWIYVPSTAPESNLAILDYGNQTQRNTFVVGGERNLRFIGGGLPGTNIASAAETIPLDTWTHVAVVKDGGTGYLYINGVESGSGSLTGVNTPTSGGQMVTIGQRVLGGSIPFNGTIDDVRIWSVARSEADIAANMNAEFCELPTGLEAYYKLNEGMAGADNTDVEVNDVVNEVNPSAFNTLHNFALTGEASNYVAGNIDSGLDLTVATENNVLSANQAGATYQWVNVDNDNTAIDGATSQTFSPSEDGNYAVQMTLGSCVALSETVNYVGGTLGLDDNLFANNLKVYPNPTSGNVNVTLNGVYETVDAQLVSITGKVVAQYQFSNTNEFAVNLENINSGLYFLNLKADNLDAATVKVVKM; encoded by the coding sequence ATGATTAAAAATCTACACAAGAGAATGATTTTGCCTGCATGTTTTGCAGCGACTCTGTTAACAGCTAATGCGCAAACAGGACTGAATTTTGATGGTACAGATGATTATATCCAAACGTCATATGCAGGTATAATTGGTACGGCTGATAGAACCTTTGAGGCATGGATTTATGTGCCTTCAACTGCGCCGGAATCTAACTTGGCAATTCTGGATTATGGTAATCAAACTCAAAGAAATACATTTGTGGTTGGTGGCGAGAGAAATTTGAGATTTATAGGAGGTGGGCTACCGGGTACCAATATTGCCTCTGCTGCAGAAACAATTCCTTTGGACACTTGGACGCATGTAGCTGTTGTAAAGGATGGGGGGACAGGTTATCTCTATATTAATGGTGTGGAGTCAGGCTCTGGTTCTTTAACAGGTGTAAATACACCAACATCTGGAGGGCAAATGGTCACTATTGGGCAACGAGTTTTAGGGGGGAGCATTCCATTTAACGGCACTATCGATGATGTTAGAATTTGGAGTGTAGCCAGAAGTGAGGCTGATATTGCTGCCAATATGAATGCTGAGTTTTGCGAATTGCCTACAGGATTGGAAGCCTATTATAAATTAAACGAGGGTATGGCAGGAGCTGATAATACTGATGTGGAAGTTAATGACGTTGTTAATGAAGTAAATCCTTCGGCTTTTAATACATTGCATAATTTTGCTTTAACGGGAGAAGCTTCTAATTATGTGGCTGGAAATATAGATAGCGGATTAGATCTTACCGTGGCTACAGAAAACAATGTTTTAAGTGCTAACCAAGCTGGTGCTACATACCAATGGGTAAATGTGGACAATGATAATACTGCTATTGATGGGGCTACTAGTCAAACGTTTTCACCCTCTGAAGATGGTAATTATGCAGTACAAATGACATTGGGCAGTTGTGTTGCCTTATCAGAAACAGTTAATTATGTTGGGGGAACTTTAGGGTTGGATGACAACTTGTTTGCTAATAACCTAAAAGTGTATCCAAACCCAACGTCTGGAAATGTAAATGTGACTTTGAATGGCGTGTATGAGACAGTAGATGCACAATTGGTATCTATCACCGGAAAAGTAGTGGCGCAATATCAATTTAGCAACACCAATGAATTTGCAGTAAACCTAGAAAATATCAATTCGGGACTTTATTTCTTAAATCTTAAGGCAGACAATTTAGATGCTGCTACAGTTAAAGTAGTAAAGATGTAA